A stretch of DNA from Spirosoma endbachense:
TATGTCGCTCTGGAATTGCATTGGCTCTGTTGAAATTGCCGTTTGGGACCTGTTGGGGCGCTTGAGTAAAAAACCAGTCTATCAGTTACTGGGCAAACCCCTGCGGAATCAGTATGAGGTATATATTTCCGATTTTGATCGGGGCACTGATACTGCTGATGTTGTTGTAGAGCGACTGGCGCAGAAACTGGCCGCTACGGGCGCTAAAGGGGTAAAAATCAAGGTTGGAGGGCGTATGAGAAATACGCCGGAGGATGACCGCCGGACGCGGCTTTTCGTTCCTTTGGTCCGCAAGAAATTAGGGGATAAGATCACAATCTATGCCGATGCCAACGGTTCATACACACCGGAAGAAGGTATTGAAATTGGCCATATGCTGGAAGACAACGGAGTTGCCATTTTTGAGGAGCCCTGCAATTTTGAGGATGAAGAGGGTTTGAGACGTGTAAATAAATCGCTTACAAAACTCCGGTTGGCTGGTGGAGAGCAGGATACAAGTCTCTACCGATTTGAGCGGTTGGCGCGGACAGATGTCTATGATTTATTACAGGCTGATATCTATTATAACGGCGGTATTTTACGAGGGTTGCAGGTCGCTGAAATTGCCCGAGCCTATGGCAAAACTATAGCGCCACATACGCCTAAATCCGATCCGCTTATTGCTCCATTCTGGCACTTAGCCGCCATTTGCCCCAATCTATATGGTCTTCAGGAGTTTGTTTATGAGTTGAATAGTAAACCTGCTACCTGGTATGAACCCGCTATCCGGGTGCAGAATGGTGTCATGCAAATACCCAATACGCCAGGATTAGGAATCAACTACGACGAACAAATCTGGAAATCGGCCGAACGGATTGTGTAATTGACCATCGGTGTTTGTACCGAATTTTAGCCTGCTATAGCCACGTTTTATAGCCACTATTCGGGTAAATTATTGGCTTGATCAACTGCGTTATTGTATAGTGCTCCCTATATTTAGGACCAGTTTTTGCTTTTTTTAATTGAGGTTTTCCGATTCTACGTCGACTTGCAAAGGAGTACAGTACACCTCAGCAGGTGTTTTTCTAGCCAGACCTTGATGGCGAAACTGAGGCCCGTGCTGCTGACCCTCTCGCAGAGTACGTTCTTCGTCTGGAGTGAGACTGGCAAAGCGTGGTTGCATTTCACAAAGCTAATTCATTGCATAAATAAATCTGTCTGAGTACTTATTCCAGAAACAAGCGGCAAACGGGAACTGGAATTATTT
This window harbors:
- a CDS encoding mandelate racemase/muconate lactonizing enzyme family protein — encoded protein: MQRRQFLHKTIVSSSLLATPSVFNLDQTAGSELPAWKLPDLHKAIADPVPIRSVELLKTQGQLMVVVTAQDGTKGITQCNERMQNLTSLLKGLVIEHFTGKDARDLPQLIDDAYRLNSNYKYAGMSLWNCIGSVEIAVWDLLGRLSKKPVYQLLGKPLRNQYEVYISDFDRGTDTADVVVERLAQKLAATGAKGVKIKVGGRMRNTPEDDRRTRLFVPLVRKKLGDKITIYADANGSYTPEEGIEIGHMLEDNGVAIFEEPCNFEDEEGLRRVNKSLTKLRLAGGEQDTSLYRFERLARTDVYDLLQADIYYNGGILRGLQVAEIARAYGKTIAPHTPKSDPLIAPFWHLAAICPNLYGLQEFVYELNSKPATWYEPAIRVQNGVMQIPNTPGLGINYDEQIWKSAERIV